A part of Legionella sainthelensi genomic DNA contains:
- the htpX gene encoding zinc metalloprotease HtpX produces the protein MSLEDYDSEAVDWRAQIRRNKHKTLLVMMFYVGIYFVVGCVADVAILQALYFPHITLEQSVLVLLRLQVIPYGTILMVGFAVVSLIITYAFYDRIMLLGTDYREITPETANNLQEKQLYNVVEEMTIAAGLDYMPSVYIIEADYMNAFASGYSEKSAMVAITRGLMEKLDRAEIQAVMAHELSHIRHLDIRLTLTVAILSNILLMAVDVLFYSVLFRGNDERREDNRLVMVIMILRYLVPLITVVLTLFLSRTREYMADAGCVELMRNNEPLARALLKISVDHKQYATRYAEEYGNTAHEQVRHASYLFDPSDIDPAKSLNTAFATHPTVDQRLRALGFKRKQEK, from the coding sequence ATGAGTCTTGAAGATTATGATAGCGAAGCTGTCGATTGGCGCGCCCAAATTCGACGAAATAAGCACAAGACATTATTGGTGATGATGTTTTATGTTGGAATTTATTTTGTAGTTGGCTGCGTTGCTGACGTTGCTATATTACAAGCTCTTTATTTTCCTCATATTACACTTGAGCAAAGTGTTCTCGTATTGCTCCGTCTACAAGTTATTCCTTATGGCACCATTCTTATGGTTGGTTTTGCCGTAGTTTCATTAATTATTACCTATGCATTTTATGATCGGATTATGTTATTGGGCACTGATTATCGAGAAATTACCCCAGAAACAGCCAATAATTTACAAGAAAAGCAACTGTATAATGTCGTAGAAGAAATGACGATTGCAGCTGGATTAGACTACATGCCCAGTGTATATATTATTGAAGCTGATTATATGAACGCCTTTGCAAGCGGCTATAGTGAAAAATCGGCAATGGTCGCAATTACGCGAGGCTTAATGGAAAAATTGGATAGAGCAGAGATCCAAGCAGTGATGGCTCATGAGCTAAGCCATATTCGCCATCTTGATATTAGATTAACTTTAACAGTCGCTATCTTGAGTAATATTCTTTTGATGGCTGTTGATGTGTTATTTTATTCTGTCCTTTTTAGAGGTAATGATGAGCGGCGTGAAGATAATCGCTTGGTTATGGTTATTATGATTCTGCGCTATCTCGTGCCTTTAATTACAGTCGTATTGACCTTGTTTTTAAGTCGCACCCGCGAATATATGGCGGATGCTGGATGCGTGGAGTTAATGCGGAACAATGAGCCTTTGGCTCGTGCTTTACTTAAAATAAGTGTCGATCATAAACAATATGCAACGCGTTATGCAGAAGAATATGGTAATACAGCTCATGAACAAGTAAGGCATGCTTCTTATCTTTTTGACCCTTCAGATATCGATCCTGCGAAGTCGCTTAACACTGCATTTGCAACCCATCCTACAGTTGATCAGCGTTTGCGAGCATTAGGATTTAAGCGCAAACAAGAGAAATAA
- a CDS encoding LemA family protein produces MGYRNEYFFIVLIVIVVLILIWAISIYNTLIQFIEAINNDKKQIDIQLDRRFKVFESLIEAVKKYMDYEQTTLKDVVALRNQAQAAKATGDEQGRIAAENQISQIASGLNVVFERYPDLKASQNVMQLQEEIVNTENKLAYSKQAYNDAIERYNAKKKSFFESIIVSIFSSSLDKDFVYWGLSEEQIKVKEDYTVKF; encoded by the coding sequence ATAGGATATAGAAATGAGTACTTTTTTATTGTTCTGATAGTTATAGTAGTCCTGATCCTGATATGGGCTATTAGTATCTACAATACTCTAATTCAGTTTATTGAAGCAATTAATAATGATAAAAAACAAATTGATATCCAACTGGATCGTCGTTTTAAAGTATTTGAGTCTTTAATTGAGGCTGTAAAAAAATATATGGATTACGAACAAACTACTTTAAAAGATGTAGTTGCTTTACGTAATCAGGCTCAAGCAGCAAAAGCCACAGGGGACGAACAGGGACGTATTGCTGCAGAAAATCAAATCTCTCAAATTGCATCGGGTCTTAATGTGGTATTTGAGCGATATCCTGATTTAAAGGCAAGTCAAAATGTGATGCAATTACAAGAGGAAATAGTCAACACCGAAAATAAATTAGCTTATTCGAAACAAGCATATAACGACGCTATAGAACGTTATAACGCTAAGAAAAAATCATTTTTTGAATCAATAATCGTATCAATATTTTCTTCTTCCTTAGATAAGGACTTTGTTTATTGGGGACTTTCCGAGGAGCAAATTAAAGTTAAAGAAGACTATACCGTAAAATTTTGA
- the djlA gene encoding co-chaperone DjlA — protein sequence MTFRDFFIITTWWGKIIGACFGYLIAGPTGTLFGLLIGNFFDRGLSQYYSNPHWSYYSEKRKNVQKTFFEATFSIMGHLAKADGRVTENELAVARQFMEEMRLSKEQKIVAKRLFNEGKQLDFNLNEILEQLKKSCKDNRDLLRLFLDIQYRAALTDGLSTKKIQLLDVIFSKLDFAPLHRQYRFYEDFGTSYSYEQPKDDESQSQQYSSSESYSSYSRYNYQSTKSNLDYAYALLEIAPNASKQEVKRAYRRLLSRNHPDKLIAQGLPQEMIKIANEKTQKIVKAYELICSSKGW from the coding sequence ATGACTTTTCGGGACTTCTTTATCATCACTACCTGGTGGGGGAAAATTATTGGCGCATGTTTTGGCTATTTAATTGCTGGACCTACGGGAACACTCTTTGGTCTTTTAATAGGTAATTTTTTTGACAGAGGTTTATCCCAATACTATTCCAACCCTCATTGGTCTTATTACAGTGAAAAGCGTAAAAACGTCCAAAAGACTTTTTTTGAAGCGACCTTTTCCATTATGGGGCATTTAGCCAAAGCGGATGGTCGCGTAACCGAAAATGAACTAGCGGTTGCACGTCAATTCATGGAAGAAATGCGTTTAAGCAAGGAACAAAAAATCGTAGCAAAACGTTTATTTAATGAAGGCAAACAACTCGATTTTAATCTAAATGAAATTCTCGAACAATTAAAAAAGTCCTGTAAAGATAATCGAGATTTACTCAGGTTATTTCTCGACATTCAGTATCGAGCAGCTCTAACTGATGGTCTTAGTACAAAAAAAATTCAACTGTTGGATGTTATTTTTTCCAAACTAGATTTTGCACCACTGCATAGACAATATCGATTTTATGAAGATTTTGGTACTAGTTATTCATATGAGCAACCCAAGGATGATGAGTCACAATCACAACAATATTCCTCATCTGAATCCTACTCGTCCTACAGCAGATATAATTATCAATCCACTAAATCAAATTTGGATTATGCATATGCGCTTCTGGAAATAGCCCCTAATGCAAGCAAACAAGAAGTAAAACGTGCCTACAGACGCTTATTAAGCCGAAATCATCCTGACAAATTAATTGCTCAAGGATTACCTCAAGAAATGATTAAAATAGCTAATGAAAAAACTCAAAAAATAGTCAAAGCATATGAACTAATTTGCTCCAGTAAAGGATGGTAG